A segment of the Streptomyces sp. XD-27 genome:
GCAGGGCCGTGTACCAGAGTGTGTCGCCGAGTTCGGAGCAGGCCCAGGCGAAGACGGCCACCGCCTGGAGTACCAGCAGCGGCGCGCCCACGGCGAACAGGGCGAAGAACAGGCCGACCGGCAGGATCAGGAACTGACCGAAGACCAAGGGCAGCTTGGGCTTCAGCTTCGTCGCGACGAGTGCGCCGAGGATGGCGCCGGCGGACGTGGCCGCGAGCAGGCCGCCCCAGGCTCCGGCGCCGCCGAGGTCCTCCTTGGCGATGCGGGCGCCCAGCACCATGAAGACGGGGAACACCGCGAGCTGGAAGAGGCCGAACGAGGAGACGATCGTCCACACCCAGGTCCGGGAGGTGAACTCCTTCCAGCCGCCCTGGAGTTCCTTCAGGACGGACTCCGACTCCTCCCGCTCGGGCTCGGTGATCCGCATGAGGGTGAAGGCGAGCGAGGCGAGAAGGAACGTTCCGGCGTCTGCGGCCATGCCCCAGCCCTCGCCGACGGTGGCCACCAGGAGGGCGCCCGCCATCGGGCCGATGACGCCCAGGCTGTTGCGCGACAGCGACAGCAGCGCGTTCGCCTTCTGCAGGTGCTCGGAGGTGACGGTCTGCGGGACCACGCTCAGCGAGGCCGGCAGGAAGAGCGCGTTGCCCAGGCCGTAGACGACCTGCAGCAGGGCGATGTTCCAGACCGCGGCCGAGTCGGCCAGGACCAGGGCGCCGGATGCCGCCTGCGCCGCGAACATCGCCAGATTGGCGCCGATCATCAGCTTGCGGCGGGACATCCGGTCGGCCCACACGCCGCCGATCAACAGCATGGCCACGGTGGGGATCTCGCGTGCCAGCAGGACCAGGGCGAGGCCTCCGGGGCCGGCCAGATCCAGCATGGCGAAAGTGAGGGCCACCAAGGAGATGCCGTCACCCAGGGACGAGACCGCCCGGGCACCGAACAGCATCAGGAAATTGCGTTGGGCCAGGGGGCCGCGTGGCGACCTCAGAGACGGTGACGGCGCAGTCAAACTTTCTTCTCCTCCCCAAAGAATCCCGGACGTCGAATTGCGTTCGGTACGGCCGGGAGGCGCCCGAGAACGATCAACATAGCCCGCGCAGTTGAGCGCCGCCACCATCAAATTAAAAGGACTCGGGAATTCCGCAAGAGGCCCATGTGAGGCACGCCACATCACCGGCGGGCTATGTCCGGTTCATCCTCTATTGACGGCGAAAGCGGCACGGAGGCCGCCAGAACCGGACATCCGACCGGATTGCCGACGGTTTTGCGGCGATTTAAAGTCATCTCATTTGGTGCGTCTGCGCCGCCTGCATGCACACCGCGTCGACCGCGCGGCGCGACCAGTCCGACTCCGTGGTGATGCCGAGTCGTTCCGCGGCGAGAAGCCGGAGATCAGCCCAAACCCCGGCCCTGGCCCACTCCGTGAAGCGCCGGTGGGCGGTGGCTCCCGAAGGGCCGAACGAGGTCGCCGGCAGCTGCTGCCACGGGCAGCCCGACGTGGTGACGAACACGATCGCCGCCAGTACCGCCCGGTCGCCGTGGCGGCGCCGACCGCCGCCCTGGTGCCGTGTCGGCGCCCCCGGTGCCACCTGCTGGAACAGCTCCCACAGTTCGTCCGGCACCAGCCGGTCGATGATCCCTGTCATGGCCGGCACCTTACCCACCGATCCAATTGAGATGACCTCCGGAGAAGGCCGTTGGCGGGTTTTAAGCGGTGGGAGGCTTTCCACTTGTTCGGGTTCTGTGCGATGGGGGTAGCAGACTGGAATTTCAGGGGCTATCTTGATCGTTCTCGAGCGCACCTCGACCGGATCTCCAGTAGTCGGGAGGTGTCGCAAGACGGGGGAGTTTGGCACTTTTTGCCTGTGCCGCAGCGGCTCCATGTCTGACATCTGCGCAGGTCAGAGTCGTTTTAGCGTGCCGTCCGGGACGGTTGCGCCCTGCGGGATGGCTGGCCTGCGCTGCCGGCAACTGCCCCGCTGTCGCCACTGGTACGGAAGTCCCTCCCGGCGTTCTTCGCACCAACGAGGGGCGGTTTGTGATTCGGCGCGCGTAAATGCCCTGCGCCGCGCATCCGACCGCCTCGAACATGACGCCCGGATCGGTCCTCGCAAGGAACTACGGATCTAGAGAGGAAGTTGTGACCCCGATACGCCTGGCAATTGTCGGTGGCGGGCCGTATTGCGCGTACGCGATGGAGCGGCTGGCTGCTTCGATCGCCGCCGAGGACGGCCCCATGGAACTCGGCATTCATGTCTTTGAGCGCACCGGGCAATTCGGCGCGGGTCGGGTACACAGCCCTCTGCAGGCCCCCACGAGTTTTCTCAATCGCGTTGCCGGACACGTTTCCTTCGGCGCCGACGAAAGCGTCGAAGACGCAGGTCATCTGCTTCCCGAGGAACTCCGCCCCAACCTCTACACCTGGGCCCGCCGGAAGTTCGACGAGACCGGCGACCCCCGCTTCGACATCGAGCCGGACAGCTGGCCCAAGCGCTACCTGCACGGCCTCGCGCTGCGCGAGCAGTTCGACGCGTACGTGGACATCCTGCGAGCCCACCCCGGCGTGACGGTCTCCCTGCATCACCACGAGGTCACCGACATCGAGGAGCTCGCCGCACCCGGCACGGACGGCCCGCTGCGCATCACATCCGTCCCGGTCGACGCCGCCCCTTCCGCCGACCCGGCCGCCGCCGTGCACACGGACGTCGACCAGGTGCTGCTGCTCACCGGCCACTCGTACAACGACCCGCAGCGGTTCCCGCGAACCCGCCAGTGGGCCGAGGCCGCCGAGCGGACCGCGGGCGCCGTGTTCCTGCCGAGCGCGTACCCGCTGGAAGACCGGCTCACCGCCGACATCGCGGGCCCCGGCACGGTCGTCGGCTGCGCCGGGACCATGCTCACCGGCGTCGACGCCGTCCTGCACCTCACCGAGGGCCGAGGCGGACGCTTCGCCCGCACCGAGGACGGCGCCCTACGCTACGAGCCCTCCGGCCGCGAGCCCCGCTCCATCGTGGCCTTCAGCGAATCCGGGCTGTTCGCCTTCGCCCGGCCGCTCGACCACTCCCGCGGGCCAAGAAGAAGCACAAGGGCGTCTTCCTCACCGTCGAGGCCGTGGACCGGATCCGCGAGAACTTCGGCAGCGCACCCGTGCGCGTCGGCGAGGTGACCCGGCGCCAGATCGACTACGAGCGCCACCTGTTCCCGCTCATCGTCGCCGAGATGACGCTGCTCTACTACGCGACCCTGTTCGGGACGGACTTCAGCCGGCACCTCGCGGACGTGTCCGCCGCCGCCCGCGAGGAATTCCTCGACCGGGCCGGGGGCACCGCGCCCGCACAGGACTCCGTCACTCTCCTCACCGCCCCACTGGAGCGGGCCGCGGCCGAGGCCGCGGAAGCCGTCGAGTCCCTCATGCTGGGCCGCGCCCGGTACGCCGAACTGGCAGCGCAGCCGCGCGACTGGTCCTTCGCCGACCTGCTGCGCCGCTACGCGGACGTGGTGCTCGGCGCCGAGAACCGGCAGCGCCTGGAGGCCGCACTCGACGACCCGGCCGAGACGGCCGCGCTCGCCGCCGCGCTGACCTCCCCCACCCGGCACGCCGTACTGCCCTCCGGCAACCTGTTCTCCTGGGAGCGCACCCTCGAACCCATCGCGCCCGGCGACCGGACCTCGCCCGCGCAGTACCGCAAGGCCATGGCCGAGTTCATGGCCACCGACCATCTGTGGGCCCGGCAGGGCGTCTTCGAGAACCCCGCCAAGACCGCCGCCGACGGAGTATGGCGGGGCCTGCGCCCGGTCATCGTGCACGCCGTCAACGACGGCGGCCTGCACGCCGACGCGCACCGCACCTTCCTCAGCACCTGGCTGCGCCACCACAACCGGCTGGCCTACGGTCCGGTCCCGGACGTCATGGACCGCATCCAGGCGCTCATCGAGCACGGCATCCTCGACGTGTCTCCCGGCCCCCGGGCCCGCGTGGACACCGACGGCGAGGGGCTGATCGTCACCGGCCCGCACACCGGTGCCGTCCGCCGGATCGACGTCCTGGTCGACGCGCGGGTACCGGCCTTCGATGCCTCCGCCGACATCGCCCCGCTCTACCCGAACCTGCTGCGCCGCGGCCTGGTCCGCAAGTGGCACAACCCGCACCAGGGCGGCGGCGAGGGCTTCGAGCCCGGCGGCCTCGACCTCACCGACGACTTCTGCGTGATCCGCCCGGACGGCAGCGTCGACCGGCGCATCAGCGTCCTCGGACCCGCCATCGAAGGACGGAAGTTCTTCCAGGGCGGCGCGATGAAGCCGGCGGCCAACCACCACGCCATGCGGTTCACCCTCCGCTGGCTGCGCACCTTCCGGAACCAGGCAGGCATGGGGGGCTGACGAGGGCCGCGCGCCCGACCGCCCCCATCCGACCTCAGCAGAGACGCCACCGCCATGGACACCCACACGCACCCGAGCATTCCGGCCGTTCTCCCGACCGGGGTGCACCACCTCATCGGACAGCACGCGCAGCAGCACCCCGGCGCACCGGCCGTGCGCGAGGCGGCCACGGGTCGCGAGCTCGGCTACGGAGAACTGTGGGACCTGGCAGGGGCCCTCGCCGCACGGCTGGCCGCCGCGGGCATCCGCCCCGGCGACGCCTGCGGCATCGCCCTGGAACGTGGCGCCGACCTCGTGGTGGCCATGCTGGCCGCCGCCCGCGCGGGCGCCTTCTACGTCCCGCTCGACATGGGCGCCCCGCCCCAGCGCTCCGCGGCCCAACTGGCCGACGCCGCGGCGCGCTGCGTGGTCACCGCGCCGGAGGACGGCGGCCGGGCGGCCGCCCTGGCACCGGGGCTGCCCACGGTCGAGGTGGTCCGCACGACCGCCGGCACCGCACAGGCCCCCGAGGTCGCCGACGACGGCGTCGGCGGGGACGATCCGCTGTACGTGAACTTCACCTCCGGCACCAGCGGGCGCCCCAAGGCCGTGGTCGTGCCGCACCGAGCCGTACTCCGGCTCGTGGACACCCCGGCGTACTGCACCCTCGGGCCCGGCACGCGCGTGGCGAACGCCGCCAACCCGGCCTTCGACGCCACCACGTTCGAGATCTGGGCCACCCTGGCGGCCCGCGGCACGGTCGTGGTCATGCCCGCCGTGGCCGCCACCGGCCTGGACCGCTGGCTGGAGCTGCTGCGCACCGAGCGCGTGGCGGCGATGTTCCTGACCACCTCGCTGTTCCACATGATCGCCCAGGAGCGCCCGGCCGCCCTCGGCACGCTGGCGACCCTGCTCGTCGGCGGCGAGGCGCTGACCCCCGAGGCGGCCCGCCGGGTGCTCGCCGCGGGCGGGCCGGACCGGCTGGTCAACGTCTACGGGCCCACCGAGACCACCACCTTCGCCACGTATCACGACCTCACCCCGAGCGGCTTCGCGGGGCGGCGCGCGTGCCCATCGGCGATGCCATCCAGCACACCGAACTCCGCGTGCTCGGCCAAGACCTGGCGCCCGTGCCCGACGGCGAGCGCGGCGAGCTGTACATCGGCGGACCCGGCGTGGCCCTCGGCTACCTGGGACGCCCCGAGCTGACGGCCGAGCGGTTCACCGTGCTGCCGGACGACCCCGGGCAGGGAGTGTTCTACCGGACCGGCGATGTCGTCCGCAGGCTCCCCGGCGGCGGGCTGGAGATCTTCGGGCGGCTCGACCGCCAGGTGAAGATCCGCGGGTTCCGCGTGGAGCTCGAGGAGATCGAGCGGGCGGCGGTGGCCACCGGCCTGGCGGCCGCGGCCGTCGTGGAGAAGACCGGCGAGGGGTCCTCGGCCGTGCTGGTGGGCTTCGTGCTGCCGGCCGCGGACGCGGGCACACCCGCCGAGGTGGTGGCCGGCCTGCAGGCCGCACTCGCCGCCGAGTTGCCCGGCTACATGCTGCCGGCCCGGTGGACCGTACTCGACTCCCTTCCGCTGGGGCCCACCGGCAAGGCGGACCGCGACGCGCTGCTCGCCCTGGACGCGCCGGACGCACCCGCTGCCGCCGCCCCGAAGCCGGCCGCCGGCGGAGCGGAAGCGCGACCCGGCCGGACACCCGACGGGCTGGCCGCCGAGATCCGGCGGTTGTGGTGCGAGGTCCTGGAGGTCGCGGAAGCCCGGGACGAGGACAACTTCATCGAAGCGGGCGGCAATTCGATCCTGGCGATCCAGCTGGCCGCCCGCGTCAACGAGGCCGCGTCGGCCGATCTCGGGCCGACCGACGTCCTGCTGGCCGCAGACCTGGCCGAACTGACCGAGACGGCACGGCACTCTGCGACCGCCCGGAGCTGACGGAGGGGCACATCATGCCTGAACAGATCACCTTGGAACTGATCCGGCGGGGCGCCGCCGAAGCGCCCCTGTCCGCAGCCCAGGAAAGCCTTTGGTTCATCGAGCAGGCCCACCCCGACACCGCCGCCTACAACGTGCCGCTGCTGCTGCGCTGGAACGAGGCGGTCGACCTGCCCGCCCTGGGCCGCTCCCTGCTGCGCGTGGTCACCCGCCACGAGGCCCTGCGCACCGCCTACCGGCTGCGCGACGGCCGCCCCGTGCAGCTGATCCTCGACCCGCGGCCCCCGAGATCTCCGTACACCGCTCCGCCGCCCGGCCCGGCCCGACCGAGCTCGCCGAGCGCGCCCGCGCCCCCTTCGACCTGGCCTCCGGGCAGCCGCTGCGCTGCGACCTGTGGCAGGGCGCCCCCGAGGGCGACACACTGCTTCTCACGCTGCACCACATCGCCTTCGACGGCTGGTCCCTGGGCACCCTCCTCGACGACCTCCTCGAGGGGTACGAGGCGGCCCTTGAGCCCGGCACCGCCGACGCCACCCCCGAACCCGTCGTCCAGTACGCGGACTTCGCACACTGGGAGCGCGCCTCCTGGGGCCTGCGCGACGTGGAGGGCCGGGCCGCCGCGCGGGCCGAGGAGCTGACCGACGCCGGCGACTCGCCGCTGTTCCCCAGCCGCGGCACCCGCGGCGCGGAGGCCCGCCCGGGCGGCCACCTCGCATTCCCCGTACCCGCCGAGCTGTGGGAACGCACCGGCGCCCTCGCCACGCAGCTGCGCGCCACCCCCTTCGTGGTGCTCTTCGCCGCCTTCCAGGAGGTGCTGCGCCGCTGGTCGGGCGCCTCCGACTTCGTCGTCGGCACCGTCATGGCGAACCGGCCGAAGCGCTGCCTGGAAGGAGCGGTCGGCTGCTTCGTCAACACCGTGCCGCTGCGCTGCCGCCCCGCCGCCGGGCAGACATTCGAGGAGCTGTGCCGCGAGGCGCGCACCGAGTCCTTCCGGGCCATGGCCCACCAGGACCTGCCCTTCGACCGGCTCACCGCCCTGACCGCCGCCAAGCGCGGCACAGGGCGCGGCTCGCTGGTCGAGGTCGCCTTCGGCGTCCAGAACATGCCGGTGCCGCGGACCGCGGGCCACCGGCGCTGGCAGCAACCGGAGCTGCTGCCCACCGGCGCCGCCCGCTACGACCTGCTGTTCCTCCTGGAGGACCGCCCCGACGGGGTGGCCGGCACCATCGAGTACGACCTCGGGCTCTGCTCCCCGCAAACCGCCGCCCGCTTCCGCGACGCCTTCCTCGCGCTGCTGGCCGCGGCCGTCGAAGCCCCGCAGACCCCGCTGGCGGCGCTGCCGCTGTCGGTCCGGACCCCGCAGACCCCGGTCCAGGGCGTGCTCACCGGGGCACACCGGGACCTCAGCCGCACCGAGCCGCCCGCCGACCGCTCGCTGCTCGGCCTGCTGGCCACCCGGCTCGCCGAGGACCCCGCGGCCGTGGCCGTCTCCGGGAGCGCGGACCGGATCAGCCGGGGCGAACTCGACGACTGGTCCTGGGCCGTCGCCCACGCCCTCGCCTCCGCCGAAGAGCCGTCCGGCGCCACGGCCGGGCCGCCCGGAGCCGAGGGGGCCGTGCCCGTCCTGGCCGCCCGCGGACCGGCCCTGGCAGCGGGCTGGCTCGGCGTGCTGCGCGCGGGCCGCGCCTACGTGCCGCTCGGCCTGGACACGCCGGTGGAGCGCCTCGAGTACATCCTCGGCGACCTCGGCGTGGACACCGTACTGGCGGACGAGGCCGGGGCCGAGGTGCTCCGCAAGGCCGGCGCCGACGTACGGGTCCTGGACCTCGGCGCGCTGCGGCACGGGCCGACCGGCGAGCGCCGGCCCCCCGAACCGGCGGGCCAGGACACCGCCGTGGTCATCTACACCTCCGGCACCACCGGCCGGCCCAAGAGCGTGCCCGTACCGCACCGCGGCCTGGCCAACACCGTGCTGTGGTGGGCCGAGGACTCCGGGCTGGGCCCGGCCGACCGGCTGCTGTGCGTGGTGGGCACCTCCTTCGACCCGGCCACCTTCGAGACCTTCCGGGCGCTGGTCTCGGGGGCCGAGCTCGTCTACGCCGACGACGTGGAGCGCAAGGACGGCCGGGCGCTGCTCGCCCTGCTGCGCGACACGACCGTGGCCGCCATGACCCCGGGCCTGCTGCGCGCCGTACTCGACGCCGAGGAGGCCGCCGAAGAGACCGCAGCCGAAGAGACCGCGGCCGAGGACGCCGCCGAGGACGCCGCCGAGGGGATGCGGCCCCGACCGGCACCCCGGGCCGGCACCCTCCGGATGCTCTACCTCGGCGGGGAGAAACTGACCCGCGCCCTGGCCGCGGAGTGCCACACCCGTTGGGGCGTGCCGATGCGCAACGTCTACGGCCCCACCGAGGTGTCGTGCACGAGCCTGTCCGCCCCGGTGAACCCGGCCGACCCGCAGGCGCCCCCGATCGGGGTGCCGGTGTGGAACACCCGCGCCTACGTGCTGGGGCCGGCCGGGGAGGAACTGCCGCCCGGCGTACCCGGCGAGCTGTACCTCGCGGGCGTCGGCGTCTCGCACGGCTACCTCGGCAGGCCCGACCTGACCGACGCCGCCTTCCTCGCGGACCCGTTCGCCCCGGCGGACGAGCCCGAGGCCCGGATGTACCGCACCGGAGACCGGGTGGCCGTCCGCGAGGACGGCACGGTCGAGTACCTGGGCCGTGCCGACGAGCAGGTCAAGATCCTCGGCAACCGCATCGAGCCCGCCGAGGTCGCCACCCTGATCGAGGAGCAGCACGAGACCGTGCTGTCCGCCGCGGTCACCGCCGAGGGCGACCCGGCGCGCCTGGTCGCCTACGTGGTCCTCGACGCCTCCGGCACCCCGCCCGGGCACGAGGACCTGGTCCGGCCGCTGTTGCGCTGGCT
Coding sequences within it:
- a CDS encoding MFS transporter, producing MWRASHGPLAEFPSPFNLMVAALNCAGYVDRSRAPPGRTERNSTSGILWGGEESLTAPSPSLRSPRGPLAQRNFLMLFGARAVSSLGDGISLVALTFAMLDLAGPGGLALVLLAREIPTVAMLLIGGVWADRMSRRKLMIGANLAMFAAQAASGALVLADSAAVWNIALLQVVYGLGNALFLPASLSVVPQTVTSEHLQKANALLSLSRNSLGVIGPMAGALLVATVGEGWGMAADAGTFLLASLAFTLMRITEPEREESESVLKELQGGWKEFTSRTWVWTIVSSFGLFQLAVFPVFMVLGARIAKEDLGGAGAWGGLLAATSAGAILGALVATKLKPKLPLVFGQFLILPVGLFFALFAVGAPLLVLQAVAVFAWACSELGDTLWYTALHENVPEEALGRISSFDFFGSQLFKPIGFALVGPVGAAVGANTVMLGSAGLLVLVTVAILFVPGVWQIRSAEAATEAEATPEAAAVDSK
- a CDS encoding transposase, which produces MTGIIDRLVPDELWELFQQVAPGAPTRHQGGGRRRHGDRAVLAAIVFVTTSGCPWQQLPATSFGPSGATAHRRFTEWARAGVWADLRLLAAERLGITTESDWSRRAVDAVCMQAAQTHQMR
- a CDS encoding FAD/NAD(P)-binding protein; its protein translation is MERLAASIAAEDGPMELGIHVFERTGQFGAGRVHSPLQAPTSFLNRVAGHVSFGADESVEDAGHLLPEELRPNLYTWARRKFDETGDPRFDIEPDSWPKRYLHGLALREQFDAYVDILRAHPGVTVSLHHHEVTDIEELAAPGTDGPLRITSVPVDAAPSADPAAAVHTDVDQVLLLTGHSYNDPQRFPRTRQWAEAAERTAGAVFLPSAYPLEDRLTADIAGPGTVVGCAGTMLTGVDAVLHLTEGRGGRFARTEDGALRYEPSGREPRSIVAFSESGLFAFARPLDHSRGPRRSTRASSSPSRPWTGSARTSAAHPCASAR
- a CDS encoding AMP-binding protein, translating into MDTHTHPSIPAVLPTGVHHLIGQHAQQHPGAPAVREAATGRELGYGELWDLAGALAARLAAAGIRPGDACGIALERGADLVVAMLAAARAGAFYVPLDMGAPPQRSAAQLADAAARCVVTAPEDGGRAAALAPGLPTVEVVRTTAGTAQAPEVADDGVGGDDPLYVNFTSGTSGRPKAVVVPHRAVLRLVDTPAYCTLGPGTRVANAANPAFDATTFEIWATLAARGTVVVMPAVAATGLDRWLELLRTERVAAMFLTTSLFHMIAQERPAALGTLATLLVGGEALTPEAARRVLAAGGPDRLVNVYGPTETTTFATYHDLTPSGFAGRRACPSAMPSSTPNSACSAKTWRPCPTASAASCTSADPAWPSATWDAPS
- a CDS encoding non-ribosomal peptide synthetase; this translates as MLGQDLAPVPDGERGELYIGGPGVALGYLGRPELTAERFTVLPDDPGQGVFYRTGDVVRRLPGGGLEIFGRLDRQVKIRGFRVELEEIERAAVATGLAAAAVVEKTGEGSSAVLVGFVLPAADAGTPAEVVAGLQAALAAELPGYMLPARWTVLDSLPLGPTGKADRDALLALDAPDAPAAAAPKPAAGGAEARPGRTPDGLAAEIRRLWCEVLEVAEARDEDNFIEAGGNSILAIQLAARVNEAASADLGPTDVLLAADLAELTETARHSATARS
- a CDS encoding amino acid adenylation domain-containing protein; the protein is MSVHRSAARPGPTELAERARAPFDLASGQPLRCDLWQGAPEGDTLLLTLHHIAFDGWSLGTLLDDLLEGYEAALEPGTADATPEPVVQYADFAHWERASWGLRDVEGRAAARAEELTDAGDSPLFPSRGTRGAEARPGGHLAFPVPAELWERTGALATQLRATPFVVLFAAFQEVLRRWSGASDFVVGTVMANRPKRCLEGAVGCFVNTVPLRCRPAAGQTFEELCREARTESFRAMAHQDLPFDRLTALTAAKRGTGRGSLVEVAFGVQNMPVPRTAGHRRWQQPELLPTGAARYDLLFLLEDRPDGVAGTIEYDLGLCSPQTAARFRDAFLALLAAAVEAPQTPLAALPLSVRTPQTPVQGVLTGAHRDLSRTEPPADRSLLGLLATRLAEDPAAVAVSGSADRISRGELDDWSWAVAHALASAEEPSGATAGPPGAEGAVPVLAARGPALAAGWLGVLRAGRAYVPLGLDTPVERLEYILGDLGVDTVLADEAGAEVLRKAGADVRVLDLGALRHGPTGERRPPEPAGQDTAVVIYTSGTTGRPKSVPVPHRGLANTVLWWAEDSGLGPADRLLCVVGTSFDPATFETFRALVSGAELVYADDVERKDGRALLALLRDTTVAAMTPGLLRAVLDAEEAAEETAAEETAAEDAAEDAAEGMRPRPAPRAGTLRMLYLGGEKLTRALAAECHTRWGVPMRNVYGPTEVSCTSLSAPVNPADPQAPPIGVPVWNTRAYVLGPAGEELPPGVPGELYLAGVGVSHGYLGRPDLTDAAFLADPFAPADEPEARMYRTGDRVAVREDGTVEYLGRADEQVKILGNRIEPAEVATLIEEQHETVLSAAVTAEGDPARLVAYVVLDASGTPPGHEDLVRPLLRWLPAAVLPGAVYPVDGLPMTANDKTDFRALRALRAEPLPRAGHRPAAADPAYRWAGDRFLAALAAEGRTGPAGPDTAEPQLGPDDDFFALGGHSLLAVRMLAAVQREDGIALAVGDFLARPTVAGLTALRDTAQAATSARAAADPGAGPAEDGRHPATPVQQRMVFLDRIASQRSAYLAPTVVEFTGEVDPHVLATAVAEVLGHHPALRSRFRLDRASRQVLCTTDAPLPAVEVADRSGLGEEELTRQLTDYCWTPFDLAEEAPVRAQVLMVGRRVLLVLVIHHIVTDGWAQQLLLRQLGEAYRALTTGRRPVLPPAVHPAELAAAGPAAAAGQAERAEALLARLRGAPADIALPRDRERTGVQDTSADVRRARLSASTSAALRAVLATERATASMAAPALLGAVLAGTGEQRDFLFAFPWAGRATAAETEAVAMLIKTLLLRVDLRDAPTWRGLLGRVRDESLAAYRYADVPFETLVAELDPGRGLGRPPVTPVLVTAVMDPPAAPDLGPAVRSRQLPPPGLRIKYELEFTLRDADECIELELAYATALFGASTAETLLNALVQAAGRLAADPDTPVLPPPPDDTAHADRPDAGPETGEVHP